The bacterium genome contains a region encoding:
- a CDS encoding HAD family phosphatase, whose protein sequence is MSDFRAVIFDLGGVVVDSPLHTIAAYERDLGIPDGFVNRLVVETGPTGAWSRLERGEIDRETFERDFDAECRAGGHPLSAREMMRRISECAPRPSMLRAIDRLRAADFLVAALTNNWVDESAPANSPHEFSALFHVVVESAKTGLRKPDPRIYELACQELDVQPREAVFLDDIGRNLKTARSLGMHTIKVDAPEPALAALTELVGIDLS, encoded by the coding sequence ATGTCGGATTTCCGGGCTGTCATCTTCGATCTCGGCGGAGTCGTCGTCGATTCACCGCTCCACACGATTGCCGCGTACGAGCGCGATCTCGGCATCCCGGACGGTTTCGTGAACCGTCTGGTGGTCGAGACGGGCCCCACAGGAGCCTGGTCCCGGCTCGAGCGAGGCGAGATCGACCGCGAGACCTTCGAACGGGATTTCGACGCCGAGTGTCGGGCGGGCGGCCATCCGCTCTCGGCCAGGGAGATGATGCGGCGGATCAGCGAATGCGCCCCGCGGCCCAGCATGCTGCGCGCGATCGATCGCCTGCGCGCCGCCGACTTCCTGGTCGCCGCCTTGACCAACAACTGGGTCGACGAGAGCGCGCCGGCAAACTCCCCCCACGAATTCAGCGCCCTCTTTCACGTCGTGGTCGAATCGGCCAAGACCGGTTTGCGCAAGCCGGACCCGCGCATCTACGAACTCGCCTGCCAGGAACTCGACGTCCAACCCCGCGAGGCCGTATTCCTGGATGACATCGGCCGCAACCTGAAGACGGCACGCAGCCTCGGCATGCATACGATCAAGGTCGACGCCCCAGAGCCCGCCCTCGCCGCGCTGACGGAACTGGTCGGCATCGACCTCTCCTGA
- a CDS encoding EAL domain-containing protein produces MSEAELEKDERDAGNRLPRTAVLPRLGDVLPSLVQQYGCGKCLGIVLVDGTCLSGIERNHGSEASKAALRNLSALVYDVAADQLDGDEVVVTGETGRFEIAVAFFRGDGDGGFYRNELPSLARGIETAIERQGVKLVYPYSRRMPQFSVGYAAVQRNPFRGAENQIREALSEAREDADLQARMDARHRRRTFQAMVLAGEVSSVYEPIVDVTTKTVYGYEALVRGPEGSAFRSPLALFDAAEDEGLLFELDCLCRRAGLEGATEIQTGTALFLNVRPTSIHDPYFAPDELVHTLQRTNLRPSDVVFEISEQESIENFDAFREVRDAYRALGFRFALDDTGAGYASLQAVIELEPEFIKVDRALVTGLDTDPARKALLQALQAVANTIGAKIIGEGLDRLEELEVLKELNISFGQGWLFGKPTPLRAGSEG; encoded by the coding sequence GTGAGCGAAGCCGAGCTGGAGAAGGACGAGAGGGACGCTGGAAACCGTCTCCCGCGAACCGCTGTCCTGCCGCGGCTCGGCGACGTCCTGCCGTCCCTCGTCCAACAATACGGCTGCGGGAAGTGCCTTGGGATCGTGCTGGTCGATGGCACCTGCCTGAGCGGCATCGAGCGAAACCACGGTTCGGAGGCGAGCAAGGCGGCGCTTCGCAACCTGAGTGCTCTCGTCTATGACGTGGCGGCGGATCAGCTCGACGGGGATGAAGTGGTCGTCACGGGAGAAACCGGGCGCTTCGAAATCGCTGTCGCTTTCTTTCGCGGTGACGGAGACGGAGGCTTCTACCGCAACGAGCTTCCGAGCCTCGCGCGGGGGATCGAGACGGCGATCGAGAGGCAGGGGGTCAAGCTGGTCTACCCCTATTCGCGGCGCATGCCGCAGTTCTCGGTGGGCTATGCAGCGGTTCAGCGCAATCCCTTCCGCGGTGCGGAGAACCAGATTCGCGAGGCGCTTTCGGAGGCACGGGAAGATGCCGATCTTCAGGCGCGAATGGACGCCCGGCATCGGCGCCGGACATTCCAGGCCATGGTACTCGCGGGAGAGGTCTCCTCGGTCTACGAGCCGATCGTCGATGTCACGACCAAGACCGTCTACGGCTACGAAGCCCTCGTGCGCGGGCCCGAGGGCAGCGCGTTTCGCAGTCCGCTGGCGCTCTTTGATGCCGCCGAAGACGAAGGCCTGCTCTTCGAACTCGACTGCCTCTGTCGGCGTGCGGGTCTCGAAGGAGCGACGGAAATCCAGACGGGTACGGCCCTCTTCTTGAACGTTCGGCCCACCTCGATTCACGATCCCTACTTCGCTCCGGATGAGCTCGTCCACACGCTCCAGCGCACCAATCTCCGGCCGAGTGACGTGGTGTTCGAGATCTCGGAGCAGGAGTCGATCGAGAATTTCGATGCGTTCCGCGAGGTCCGGGACGCGTACCGCGCACTGGGCTTCCGCTTTGCGCTTGACGATACGGGTGCCGGTTATGCGAGCCTTCAGGCGGTCATCGAGCTGGAGCCGGAGTTCATCAAGGTGGACCGCGCCCTGGTAACGGGCCTGGATACGGATCCCGCCCGCAAGGCGTTGCTCCAGGCCCTTCAAGCGGTCGCCAACACGATTGGCGCCAAGATCATCGGCGAAGGGCTCGACAGGCTCGAGGAACTCGAAGTGCTGAAGGAGTTGAACATCTCCTTCGGCCAGGGTTGGCTCTTCGGCAAGCCCACGCCACTGCGTGCAGGGAGCGAGGGCTGA
- a CDS encoding dienelactone hydrolase produces MLDGFETREVTLEGVTRTVHRRGDGPGVLVMHEIPGITPQVAQFGRIVADAGFTVEMPELFGVLNKPISGGYVAGQMLRACISREFHVLAAHGASPITDWLRALARALHEEIGGKGIGAIGMCLTGNFALALMMEPALMAPVLSQPSLPFGFGKERRAALHVTPEQLACVKKRAAEGAGVLGLRFTHDPLCPPERFETLRRELGDGFEGIEIDSGRGNAHGISRIAHSVVAADFVDETGHPTREAMDRVLGLFAERL; encoded by the coding sequence ATGTTGGATGGATTCGAGACTCGCGAGGTGACGCTCGAAGGCGTGACGCGCACGGTTCATCGTCGCGGCGATGGCCCCGGCGTGCTGGTGATGCACGAGATACCAGGCATCACGCCGCAGGTCGCGCAGTTCGGACGGATCGTGGCAGACGCCGGATTCACCGTCGAGATGCCGGAACTCTTCGGCGTTCTCAACAAGCCCATTTCGGGCGGCTATGTGGCGGGCCAGATGCTTCGGGCGTGCATCAGCCGGGAGTTCCACGTGCTCGCTGCCCACGGCGCCAGCCCGATCACGGATTGGCTGCGAGCGCTTGCGCGTGCGCTCCACGAAGAGATCGGCGGCAAGGGCATCGGCGCGATCGGAATGTGCCTGACGGGCAACTTCGCACTGGCCTTGATGATGGAACCCGCGCTGATGGCGCCGGTGCTCTCCCAGCCATCCCTGCCGTTCGGGTTCGGCAAGGAGCGGCGTGCCGCGTTGCATGTGACACCAGAGCAGCTTGCGTGTGTCAAGAAACGCGCGGCCGAAGGCGCCGGGGTTCTTGGGCTGCGTTTTACCCACGATCCCCTGTGTCCGCCGGAACGCTTCGAGACATTGCGACGCGAGCTGGGTGATGGCTTCGAAGGAATCGAAATCGATTCGGGGCGCGGCAATGCCCATGGGATCAGCCGTATCGCTCATAGCGTGGTGGCCGCAGATTTCGTGGACGAAACCGGCCACCCGACCCGAGAGGCCATGGATCGCGTGCTGGGCTTGTTCGCCGAGCGCCTCTAG
- the rarD gene encoding EamA family transporter RarD yields MGVVYALLAYGAWGILPIYWKALAAVPATEILAWRVVGTVAFTLLLLGLLRRLPELRIFLREPREAVRLSMSSVLIGTNWLIYIWAVNHDQLLEASFGYYLNPLFSVFLGRVALGERIWPLQALAVAIAAGGVAVLGWQFSGLPWVSLALATSFGLYGLIHKLSHVRPIPGLWFETGLLAPLAVLLLVFGVEPTGGALAEGLSPLEETLLLAAGPATALPLLWFASAARRLTLSVLGLFQYIAPSIGFLLAVFVYAEPFSRAHGIAFSCIWLALALFTYDSWRRRSR; encoded by the coding sequence ATGGGAGTCGTCTACGCCCTGCTCGCCTACGGAGCATGGGGAATCCTACCGATCTACTGGAAGGCACTCGCGGCGGTTCCGGCCACGGAAATTCTCGCCTGGCGGGTCGTCGGCACGGTGGCGTTCACCTTGCTGCTGCTCGGGTTGCTTCGCCGGCTCCCGGAGCTCCGCATCTTTCTCCGCGAACCACGAGAAGCCGTGCGACTCAGCATGAGCAGCGTGCTGATCGGCACGAACTGGCTGATCTACATCTGGGCCGTCAACCACGACCAGTTGCTCGAAGCGAGCTTCGGCTACTACCTGAACCCGTTGTTCAGCGTGTTTCTCGGCCGCGTGGCATTGGGCGAACGGATCTGGCCCCTGCAGGCGCTGGCGGTCGCCATCGCGGCAGGGGGTGTCGCAGTCCTCGGCTGGCAATTTTCGGGGTTGCCTTGGGTCTCCCTCGCGCTTGCAACCAGCTTTGGGCTGTACGGTTTGATCCACAAGCTGAGCCACGTCCGGCCGATCCCCGGGCTGTGGTTCGAAACCGGCCTGCTCGCGCCTCTCGCCGTGCTGCTTCTGGTATTTGGCGTGGAACCCACGGGCGGAGCACTCGCCGAGGGCCTCAGCCCTCTGGAGGAGACGCTGCTCCTTGCTGCAGGTCCGGCCACCGCCCTGCCCCTGCTGTGGTTCGCCAGTGCGGCTCGGCGCTTGACACTCTCGGTCCTCGGCCTCTTCCAATACATCGCACCCAGCATCGGCTTCCTGCTGGCCGTGTTCGTCTACGCCGAACCCTTTTCGAGAGCCCACGGAATCGCGTTCTCGTGCATCTGGCTCGCGCTGGCGCTCTTCACCTACGACTCCTGGCGGAGGAGAAGCCGGTAG
- a CDS encoding ATP-binding cassette domain-containing protein, whose protein sequence is MIVLHELVKRYGAEAETRAVEGISLRVAAGECVFLVGGSGCGKTTTLKMVNRLIEPTSGRVEIDGHDHRGLPAHELRRRIGYGFQQVGLFPHLSVAENIAITPELLGWERGRINARVDELLDRVELPAAEFRNRAPSELSGGQQQRVGLARALAAEPEILLLDEPFGALDPLTRDRLQDSFRALRESLGLTVMFVSHDMVEAILLADRIAVMHAGRILQIGTPAELLAAPAHPRVAELLESPRRQRDAVDRLLEGSS, encoded by the coding sequence GTGATCGTGCTCCACGAGCTCGTGAAGCGCTACGGCGCAGAAGCCGAGACCCGGGCGGTCGAGGGTATCTCTCTTCGTGTGGCGGCGGGCGAGTGCGTATTTCTGGTGGGCGGCTCCGGTTGCGGCAAGACCACGACCCTGAAGATGGTGAATCGCCTGATCGAGCCCACCTCGGGAAGAGTCGAGATCGACGGGCACGATCACCGCGGGCTTCCCGCCCACGAACTCCGCCGCCGGATCGGCTACGGCTTCCAGCAGGTCGGCTTGTTTCCCCATCTCAGCGTGGCGGAAAACATCGCGATCACTCCGGAACTCCTGGGTTGGGAGAGGGGCCGAATCAATGCCCGCGTGGACGAACTGCTCGATCGCGTGGAGTTACCCGCCGCCGAATTCCGCAACCGCGCGCCGTCCGAGCTCTCCGGTGGACAGCAGCAACGAGTAGGCTTGGCTCGTGCCCTGGCGGCGGAACCGGAGATCCTTCTGCTCGACGAACCGTTCGGTGCGCTCGATCCGCTGACCCGGGATCGTCTCCAGGATTCGTTTCGAGCGCTCCGGGAATCTCTCGGCTTGACCGTGATGTTCGTCAGCCACGACATGGTCGAGGCGATTCTGCTCGCAGATCGCATCGCGGTGATGCACGCGGGGCGGATCCTGCAGATTGGCACCCCGGCCGAGTTGCTCGCCGCCCCCGCCCACCCGCGCGTCGCGGAGCTGCTCGAATCGCCGCGTCGTCAGCGCGACGCCGTGGATCGGCTGCTCGAGGGAAGCTCATGA
- a CDS encoding ABC transporter permease subunit: MSEQLALLPERLTAHLQLTLVALAFGMAIAIPLGIAVTRRRSLEGGVLGVASVIQTIPSLALLAIMVPTLAGLAVWLEGLGVELRSIGYPPAIVALSLYSILPILRNTVAGISGVDPALVEAARGVGMTPRQQLLRVELPLALPVVVAGVRTAAVWVVGTATLSTPVGATSLGNFIFTGLQTRNFTAVWVGCLAAAGLALLLDGLIAALESGVRNRSRARVGAVLALVLGLYAYVAFAFVADGSRTGDRPVLIGSKTFTEQYILSELVAGWVREETGRDSRALESLGSTVAFDALRESQIDLYIDYSGTIWATVMKRQGLPESREAVLREVGEWLAAEHGIALVAALGFENTYALGMRADRARELGVSRIGDLPRVAPGLEIGGDLEFFSRAEWKALEARYGLSFSEERSMDPGLMYQAVAGGEVDVISAFSTDGRIAAYDLVLLEDDLGVIPPYDAILLASPRLSREAPDVLDALRALEGTIDEPRMQGLNYSVDEDGDSPAAVAAKLLREIREPLE; encoded by the coding sequence ATGAGCGAGCAGCTCGCTCTCCTGCCCGAACGCCTTACCGCGCACCTGCAGCTCACACTGGTCGCTCTGGCCTTCGGCATGGCCATCGCCATCCCGCTGGGCATCGCCGTCACCCGTCGGCGCAGCCTGGAAGGGGGCGTGCTCGGCGTGGCGAGCGTCATCCAGACGATCCCCAGCCTGGCGTTGCTGGCGATCATGGTGCCAACGCTCGCGGGGTTGGCCGTGTGGCTCGAGGGGCTCGGTGTCGAGCTGCGTAGCATCGGCTACCCGCCTGCGATCGTCGCGCTCTCGCTCTACAGCATCCTGCCGATCTTGCGGAACACCGTCGCGGGAATCAGCGGCGTCGATCCGGCCTTGGTGGAAGCGGCGCGCGGGGTCGGGATGACGCCGCGCCAACAACTGCTTCGGGTGGAGCTGCCACTGGCACTACCGGTCGTGGTCGCCGGCGTGCGCACGGCTGCGGTCTGGGTCGTGGGCACGGCCACACTCTCGACGCCGGTCGGGGCCACGAGCCTCGGCAACTTCATCTTCACCGGGCTTCAGACGCGCAACTTCACGGCGGTCTGGGTCGGTTGCCTGGCGGCTGCCGGCCTGGCGCTCCTCCTGGATGGTCTGATCGCGGCGCTCGAGTCCGGCGTGCGCAACCGGAGTCGAGCGCGGGTGGGTGCGGTCCTGGCCCTCGTTCTCGGGCTCTACGCCTACGTGGCGTTCGCCTTCGTTGCGGATGGAAGCCGCACCGGCGACCGGCCCGTCTTGATCGGGTCCAAGACCTTCACGGAGCAATACATCCTCTCCGAGCTGGTGGCCGGCTGGGTTCGCGAAGAAACCGGGAGGGATTCGCGAGCTCTGGAATCTCTCGGCTCCACCGTGGCATTCGACGCACTCCGCGAAAGCCAGATCGATCTCTACATCGACTACTCGGGCACGATCTGGGCGACGGTGATGAAACGCCAAGGCCTTCCGGAAAGTCGGGAAGCCGTCCTGCGAGAAGTGGGCGAGTGGCTTGCCGCCGAGCATGGCATCGCGCTCGTTGCGGCTCTGGGCTTCGAGAACACCTATGCCCTCGGTATGCGCGCGGATCGAGCCCGCGAACTCGGCGTATCGCGCATCGGCGATCTACCGCGCGTCGCCCCGGGTCTCGAGATCGGCGGCGATCTCGAGTTCTTCAGCCGCGCCGAATGGAAGGCGCTGGAGGCGCGCTACGGCCTGTCGTTCTCCGAGGAGCGGAGCATGGACCCGGGCCTCATGTATCAGGCCGTGGCCGGCGGGGAGGTCGATGTGATCAGTGCGTTCTCCACGGATGGCCGGATCGCGGCCTACGATCTGGTGCTGCTGGAAGATGATCTTGGCGTCATACCGCCCTACGACGCCATCCTGCTCGCGAGTCCGCGCCTCAGCCGGGAGGCCCCGGACGTGCTCGATGCACTCCGCGCCCTGGAGGGAACGATCGACGAGCCGCGGATGCAGGGCCTCAACTATTCAGTGGATGAGGATGGCGACAGCCCCGCAGCAGTGGCGGCGAAGCTGCTTCGCGAGATCCGGGAACCCTTGGAGTAG
- a CDS encoding SDR family NAD(P)-dependent oxidoreductase translates to MERLRDRVAVVTGGASGIGRGMAEAFASEGMKLVIADIESAALEGAVSELRDAGASVLGVECDVSKADSVAQLAERTLEEYGAAHVLCNNAGVAGGMGGPIWEASLDEWDWVMGANLMGVVHGIRSFVPILLEQEEGHVVNTASIAGLIPGRGIYGVTKHACVALSESLWSGFQAQGAKVGVSVLCPGWVATRIAESERNRPEAPREPTAVGPEAEAMQKILEGMITSGMDPAEVGRIVASAIKEQLFYVLPHRWENMIEARTRNILDGGDPIGEPPPGTPDWFNAAEPKDD, encoded by the coding sequence ATGGAACGTCTTCGTGACCGGGTTGCCGTCGTTACCGGCGGCGCAAGCGGCATCGGCCGCGGCATGGCAGAGGCCTTTGCCTCGGAAGGAATGAAGCTGGTGATCGCGGATATCGAATCCGCGGCCCTCGAGGGTGCCGTCTCCGAGCTTCGCGATGCCGGCGCGTCCGTCCTGGGTGTGGAGTGCGATGTCTCGAAGGCGGATTCAGTTGCGCAGCTTGCCGAACGCACACTCGAGGAATACGGCGCAGCCCACGTCCTGTGCAACAACGCTGGCGTTGCAGGTGGAATGGGAGGCCCGATCTGGGAGGCCAGCCTCGACGAATGGGATTGGGTGATGGGCGCGAACCTGATGGGCGTCGTCCATGGCATTCGCAGCTTCGTTCCGATCTTGCTCGAACAGGAGGAGGGACACGTGGTCAACACGGCGTCGATAGCCGGGTTGATTCCGGGGCGTGGCATCTACGGTGTTACCAAGCACGCCTGTGTCGCCCTCTCGGAAAGCCTGTGGAGCGGCTTTCAAGCCCAGGGCGCGAAGGTGGGTGTCTCGGTGTTGTGTCCCGGCTGGGTCGCGACGCGGATCGCAGAATCCGAACGCAACCGGCCTGAGGCGCCCCGGGAGCCGACAGCGGTGGGGCCCGAAGCCGAGGCCATGCAGAAGATTCTCGAAGGCATGATCACCAGCGGAATGGATCCGGCGGAAGTCGGCCGAATCGTCGCGTCGGCCATCAAGGAGCAACTCTTCTACGTGTTGCCGCATCGCTGGGAGAACATGATCGAAGCGCGCACGCGCAACATCCTCGACGGCGGTGATCCCATCGGTGAGCCGCCGCCCGGCACCCCCGATTGGTTCAATGCTGCCGAACCGAAGGACGACTGA
- the dusB gene encoding tRNA dihydrouridine synthase DusB, with protein MDPRYRSALNRDVLPARAGEFAPLRIGPLEVASPIVLAPMAGVTNAPFRRLCRKFGGGLFVSEMITARALVEGNTKSHKLADFAPDESPRSLQLYGVDPQSMAEATAWLVGEGRVDHIDLNFGCPVRKVTRKGGGAAIPARPALLAKIVRAVVKHAEAVPVTIKFRIGIDERLTTFLDTGRIGEQEGCAAVALHARTAAQLYDGEADWAAIAELKQNVRGIPVLGNGDIWEAFDALRMMRSTGCDGVVVGRGCLGRPWLFRDLAQVFAGHEPQEPPNFGEVRATMLEHAHLLADFFGEAPAMRAFRRHATWYTKGFPGSAQLRGELIRVTSLTGLEEVLEAVDPNLPFPPEAMRVPRGKKAGTQKVALPEGFFDHLEDDSPVDPDAELAISGG; from the coding sequence ATGGACCCTCGATACCGGAGCGCGTTGAATCGCGACGTCTTGCCGGCACGGGCGGGCGAGTTCGCGCCGCTCCGGATCGGCCCCCTCGAGGTGGCCTCGCCCATCGTGCTTGCGCCCATGGCCGGCGTGACGAATGCGCCATTCCGAAGGCTATGCCGGAAATTCGGCGGTGGGCTCTTCGTCAGCGAGATGATCACGGCCAGGGCGTTGGTCGAGGGCAACACCAAGAGCCACAAGCTTGCCGATTTCGCACCGGACGAGAGCCCGCGCAGCTTGCAGCTCTACGGGGTCGACCCGCAGAGCATGGCGGAGGCCACCGCCTGGTTGGTCGGCGAAGGGCGCGTCGACCACATCGATCTGAACTTCGGCTGCCCGGTGCGGAAGGTGACGCGCAAGGGAGGGGGAGCAGCCATTCCAGCGCGCCCCGCCCTGCTCGCGAAGATCGTGCGCGCGGTCGTGAAGCACGCCGAGGCCGTGCCCGTGACCATCAAGTTCCGCATCGGGATCGATGAGCGCCTGACGACGTTTCTCGACACCGGGCGCATCGGCGAGCAAGAAGGCTGCGCGGCCGTTGCCCTGCACGCGCGAACTGCCGCCCAACTGTACGACGGCGAGGCAGATTGGGCAGCGATCGCCGAATTGAAGCAGAACGTTCGAGGCATTCCCGTGCTCGGAAACGGCGACATCTGGGAGGCCTTCGATGCCCTGCGCATGATGCGGTCGACCGGTTGTGACGGTGTCGTGGTAGGTCGAGGCTGCCTCGGGCGCCCCTGGCTATTCCGGGATCTCGCCCAGGTCTTCGCGGGCCACGAGCCCCAGGAGCCGCCGAACTTCGGTGAAGTACGGGCCACGATGCTCGAGCATGCGCATCTGCTCGCCGATTTCTTTGGCGAGGCGCCTGCGATGCGCGCCTTTCGCCGCCATGCCACCTGGTACACGAAGGGTTTCCCGGGTAGTGCCCAGCTGCGCGGCGAATTGATACGAGTAACGTCCCTGACCGGGCTCGAAGAAGTTCTCGAAGCCGTCGACCCGAACCTCCCCTTCCCCCCGGAAGCCATGCGCGTTCCGCGCGGCAAGAAGGCCGGCACCCAGAAGGTCGCCCTGCCGGAAGGCTTCTTCGACCACCTGGAGGATGATTCGCCCGTCGACCCGGACGCGGAGCTGGCGATCTCGGGGGGCTGA
- a CDS encoding BolA family transcriptional regulator, with product MVIQILSSPPPEPEEIASQLGEAIREGLPEAEVVVRAVSPGHFEIEVVSADFEGLSRVKQQQAVYAKIKHLMAGDTAPVHAIDRMVTRTP from the coding sequence TTGGTCATTCAGATTCTCAGCTCTCCTCCGCCCGAGCCCGAGGAAATCGCCAGTCAGCTGGGTGAGGCGATCCGTGAGGGTCTGCCGGAGGCTGAAGTCGTGGTTCGCGCCGTAAGCCCGGGCCACTTCGAAATCGAGGTGGTCTCTGCCGATTTCGAGGGCCTCTCCCGTGTGAAGCAGCAGCAGGCCGTCTACGCGAAGATCAAGCACCTGATGGCGGGCGATACCGCTCCGGTCCATGCGATCGACCGGATGGTCACGCGTACGCCCTGA
- a CDS encoding tail-specific protease, with protein MANRFRPGLIAAGLALTFLAPLAPPRAAQAALTCGDIPDLTTFFFQKHITAHQLDDGIRTRTVETYLKRIDPQRVFFLESELSELQSSLKSLFLETRSSDCSRLRRLHQDILGRNREVEGFIRGFIARDDYVLDTDATLLLDPDERGSPATKEERDELLRTLAHFQISNYLEGDVSMEEAKKRLVHRYELRTKRVAELSREDLYSQFLDAFAGALDPHTSYLSPHVWEDFQIQMELSLEGIGVALTERDGYAVVEQIIPGGATDRIDALEPADRIIAVAEEGRDAVDIIDMALRDVVRLIRGRKGTRVQLTVLRKGDTTERFQVSIQRDTIDLEEQAAKLRIETIDVGDQKLRLGVLDLPSFYGGDRDPAKRLGSRDVRRLLAEVRREKLDGLLLDLSRNGGGLLEDAVTISGFFIEDGGIVAVRDGGDRGRVLPDPDNSVLYGGPLVILTSRVSASASEILAGALKDYGRAVVVGDDHTFGKGTVQSLFPLRPGLGALKVTTGLFFRPGGTSTQHAGVAADVVAPSLFSTDEFGESALSYSLRAPSIDAFLGNGNRQQAWKPVSPDVVKELARRSETRQTGDEFFETIREELAKKEASEGIVRLADLVAEKNEDDSDPLAANESSPAPGNASAAVPEEAKADDEELTPHAQEALRVLGDLILLSK; from the coding sequence ATGGCCAATCGATTTCGGCCTGGCCTGATCGCGGCCGGGCTCGCGCTGACCTTCCTCGCACCGCTTGCTCCGCCGAGGGCCGCCCAGGCGGCGTTGACCTGTGGGGACATCCCCGATCTCACGACATTCTTCTTCCAGAAGCACATCACCGCCCACCAGCTGGACGATGGCATCCGGACGCGAACCGTCGAGACCTATCTGAAACGGATCGATCCCCAGCGGGTCTTCTTCCTGGAGAGTGAGCTTTCGGAGCTCCAAAGCTCCCTGAAGAGCCTGTTCCTGGAGACGCGCTCCAGCGATTGCAGTCGGTTGCGCCGGCTCCACCAGGACATCCTCGGCCGCAACCGGGAAGTCGAGGGCTTCATTCGCGGCTTCATCGCGCGAGACGACTACGTGCTGGATACGGATGCAACCCTGCTCCTGGATCCGGACGAGCGTGGATCTCCGGCCACCAAGGAGGAGCGCGACGAGCTGCTGCGCACCCTCGCCCACTTCCAGATCTCGAACTACCTCGAAGGGGACGTGAGTATGGAGGAGGCCAAGAAGCGCCTCGTCCATCGCTACGAGCTGCGCACGAAGCGCGTCGCCGAGCTGAGCCGTGAGGATCTCTACTCCCAATTCCTCGACGCGTTTGCCGGAGCTCTCGACCCGCACACGTCGTACCTCTCCCCGCACGTGTGGGAAGATTTCCAGATCCAGATGGAGCTCTCGCTGGAAGGCATCGGTGTCGCCCTCACTGAACGGGACGGCTACGCCGTGGTCGAACAGATCATTCCAGGCGGCGCGACGGATCGCATCGACGCACTCGAACCGGCAGACCGCATCATCGCCGTGGCCGAGGAAGGCCGCGACGCCGTCGATATCATCGACATGGCATTGCGCGACGTCGTGCGCCTGATCCGCGGACGCAAAGGCACGCGCGTGCAGCTGACCGTGCTGCGCAAGGGCGACACGACCGAGCGCTTCCAGGTCTCGATCCAACGCGACACGATCGATCTCGAAGAACAGGCGGCAAAGCTCCGCATCGAAACCATCGACGTGGGGGACCAGAAGCTTCGCCTGGGCGTTCTCGACCTTCCGTCGTTCTATGGAGGCGACCGGGATCCAGCCAAGCGGCTGGGCTCCCGCGATGTGCGCCGACTGTTGGCAGAGGTGCGGCGTGAGAAGCTGGACGGGCTGCTCCTCGATTTGTCGCGAAACGGTGGCGGCCTGCTCGAGGATGCAGTCACGATCTCGGGCTTCTTCATCGAGGATGGCGGCATCGTCGCCGTTCGCGACGGCGGGGATCGAGGGCGGGTCTTGCCCGATCCGGACAACTCGGTCTTGTACGGCGGGCCCCTCGTGATCCTGACTTCCCGCGTGAGCGCATCGGCTTCGGAGATCCTGGCGGGGGCCCTCAAGGATTATGGCCGGGCCGTCGTCGTCGGGGATGATCACACGTTCGGAAAGGGCACCGTCCAGAGCCTCTTCCCCTTGCGGCCCGGGCTCGGCGCTCTCAAGGTGACGACCGGCTTGTTCTTCCGACCAGGGGGAACGTCCACTCAACATGCGGGCGTCGCCGCCGATGTGGTCGCGCCTTCGCTCTTCTCGACCGATGAGTTCGGCGAGAGCGCGCTCTCCTATTCGCTGCGCGCTCCGTCGATCGACGCCTTCCTCGGGAACGGCAACCGCCAGCAAGCCTGGAAGCCCGTTTCGCCGGATGTGGTCAAAGAGCTGGCGCGCCGTTCGGAGACGCGCCAGACGGGAGACGAGTTCTTCGAGACGATCCGAGAGGAACTCGCCAAGAAGGAGGCCTCGGAAGGTATCGTTCGCCTCGCGGATCTGGTTGCCGAAAAGAACGAAGACGATTCCGATCCGCTCGCAGCCAACGAAAGCAGCCCCGCTCCGGGCAATGCAAGTGCAGCGGTGCCCGAGGAAGCCAAGGCGGATGACGAAGAGCTGACGCCCCACGCGCAGGAAGCGTTGCGCGTCTTGGGGGATCTGATCCTCCTCTCGAAATAG